One region of Anaeromyxobacter diazotrophicus genomic DNA includes:
- a CDS encoding HEPN domain-containing protein: MPPDAATLREVKGWLARADSDLRTAGVARAADPSLLDAVVFHAQQAAEKALKAFLVLHGRTFRKTHSIEEIGEAVLAIDGSLAGVVEDAAPLTEYAWKFRYPGEQAEPPSDEADEALAIARRTFDAIVGRVPAAARP; the protein is encoded by the coding sequence TTGCCCCCTGACGCCGCGACGTTGCGCGAGGTGAAGGGGTGGCTCGCGCGGGCGGATTCGGATCTGCGTACCGCGGGCGTCGCTCGCGCGGCCGACCCTTCGCTCCTCGACGCGGTGGTCTTTCATGCCCAGCAAGCGGCGGAGAAGGCGTTGAAGGCTTTCCTCGTCCTTCACGGCCGGACCTTCCGGAAGACGCACAGCATCGAGGAGATCGGCGAGGCCGTGCTCGCGATCGACGGCTCGCTCGCGGGCGTGGTGGAGGATGCCGCGCCACTCACGGAGTACGCCTGGAAGTTCCGGTACCCCGGTGAACAAGCTGAGCCTCCGTCCGACGAAGCAGACGAAGCTCTCGCGATAGCGCGTCGCACGTTCGATGCGATCGTCGGGCGCGTCCCGGCGGCAGCCCGCCCCTGA
- a CDS encoding nucleotidyltransferase domain-containing protein, with product MNRADLRRDDPVLEELVRRLRAAYQPERVYLFGSRARGESGPDSDYDLLLVVPDDAPPERRRAKLAYRALRGTGVAADVLVWTRSAFDERLSVVASLPATVAREGALVAP from the coding sequence ATGAACAGGGCGGACCTCAGACGGGACGATCCCGTGCTCGAGGAGCTGGTGCGCCGGCTGCGAGCGGCCTACCAGCCCGAGCGCGTGTACCTGTTCGGCTCGCGGGCCCGCGGCGAGAGCGGACCCGATAGCGACTACGACCTGCTGCTCGTCGTACCGGACGACGCTCCCCCGGAGCGCCGCCGCGCCAAGCTCGCCTACCGCGCCCTGCGAGGAACCGGCGTCGCGGCCGACGTGCTCGTCTGGACACGGTCCGCCTTCGACGAGCGGCTCTCGGTCGTCGCTTCGCTCCCCGCTACCGTCGCTCGCGAAGGAGCCCTCGTTGCCCCCTGA
- a CDS encoding MvdC/MvdD family ATP grasp protein — protein sequence MSRRRGTVLVVAPAADSHARAVLAELRRRRVPATSFDTARFPERATLALHLDAGSSWRGALRSGDALDPERVRAVWWRRPEPYRLHPSLRGRRRDGAFCAADDALGAFWSALDARWVNDPARDEAAEHKPRQLALAARLALAIPETLVTNDPAAARAFVAARPDGATIHKNVTGAPALLRHTALARQGDRALFASVRHLPLMIQERVPGTDLRVTVVGDDLFAAEIDVEADPVDVRAALPRARMRPVPLPPAVASKLQRFVRALGLTYAALDLRRREDGEHVFLEVNPSGEWLYVERRTGQPVTAAVATLLARVARRTSPQ from the coding sequence GTGAGCCGCCGGCGCGGAACCGTCCTGGTCGTCGCGCCGGCGGCCGATTCCCACGCGCGCGCGGTCCTCGCCGAGCTTCGGCGCCGCCGCGTCCCCGCCACCTCCTTCGACACGGCGCGCTTTCCCGAGCGCGCGACGCTGGCGCTCCACCTCGACGCCGGGTCCTCGTGGCGCGGGGCGCTGCGCTCGGGCGACGCGCTCGACCCGGAGCGGGTCCGCGCCGTCTGGTGGCGCCGCCCGGAGCCGTACCGCCTCCACCCCTCCCTGCGCGGCCGCCGCCGCGACGGCGCCTTCTGCGCTGCCGACGACGCGCTGGGCGCGTTCTGGTCCGCGCTCGACGCGCGCTGGGTGAACGACCCCGCCCGCGACGAGGCTGCCGAGCACAAGCCGCGCCAGCTCGCGCTGGCCGCGCGGCTCGCCCTCGCCATCCCCGAGACGCTGGTCACGAACGACCCCGCCGCCGCGCGCGCCTTCGTCGCCGCCCGGCCCGACGGCGCGACCATCCACAAGAACGTCACCGGTGCCCCGGCGCTCCTGCGCCACACCGCGCTCGCCCGCCAGGGCGATCGCGCCCTCTTCGCCTCCGTCCGCCACCTGCCGCTCATGATCCAGGAGCGCGTGCCCGGCACCGACCTGCGCGTGACGGTGGTCGGCGACGACCTCTTCGCCGCCGAGATCGACGTCGAGGCCGACCCGGTCGACGTCCGCGCCGCCCTCCCCCGCGCCCGCATGCGCCCCGTCCCGCTGCCGCCCGCCGTCGCCTCGAAGCTCCAGCGCTTCGTCCGCGCCCTCGGCCTCACCTACGCCGCCCTCGACCTCCGCCGGCGCGAGGACGGCGAGCACGTGTTCCTGGAGGTGAACCCCTCCGGCGAGTGGCTGTACGTGGAGCGCAGGACCGGGCAGCCCGTCACGGCGGCGGTGGCCACGCTTCTCGCCAGGGTCGCGCGACGCACGTCCCCGCAGTAG